From the genome of Branchiostoma floridae strain S238N-H82 chromosome 8, Bfl_VNyyK, whole genome shotgun sequence:
ACTGTAGAtgtcttttctgtgttataCCGGAACAACAGGGCACAACCCATGATATAAAGTTTCGGGGCAATTGTCACCTTTTCTGCTAAAAAAGACCCTGTTAGATGGAAGTTAGGAAGGGGAGCATGGGAACGTTCAGTCAGAAATTTTCAGcccactcacccacccacccctaaTTAAGTTACGGGTAAGCATGGAATCTCGGATATCCACGGTGCCtcggtcttctcaccccagtccttaactctccactgaggcaacgtgagtgggaatatattccttttttttctgactaTAAGAAAACAGACTTTTCCACgatttaagaaatattttttcttactgAATTTTCTAGAAGCAAGACTATTTTTCTTACGGGTATCTCATAAAGTTCCACTAGAATGTTAGTCTTACAGTAAGATTCTTTTATAAATTTTCTTATGCCTATTCTTTTACTAAATatataacatacattcgcataattccaccaggggccattataccgccatctcaaaaaacgttgttatagaggccttctcaagattgtcacCTAAGCATCTgatttgtattacatttaggatatctaACATTTggtattcaagacaatcttgggaagacctctatactagcGTTTTTTTGCGTGGCGgcattatggcacctggtggaattatgatagtcgatgttacataTTGTCATTTGAAGCCTAGTTTTCAACAATCCTTTTTCTAACATGAAGATCAGAATTTTTTGTGCCTGTCTTTttcagtctatccagctatccgccggcCGGACAGTTCTGTCCAATGCCAATTACTAGTAACTTCTACTATAGCCATAGGCTTTCATTCCTAACTTGGCTAAAGTCCCCTATTTAATACTACATAGTATTTGGACAGGCAGGAGTCATATAGACACTAATCTAAAGTGACCAATTTACACTTCATAAATGGTACGGGCCACTACGATTACGGTGaattaaattttgtttgtacctgcaattggccctcgggcaagaactttgacttgcaataaacattctTTTTCATAAATAGCTCGCTACGTCTCACGGAAAAAGGCATACAAAGTGAAACCCTCTCTTATGGGTGTTTTTGAGGTTATCTATTCGTCTTTCTTGTGTTccttgtttttctctttttgccTTCCCCCTATCAAGGAGAAATACAATATATGACCAATGAGGTTATTCAgagataacctccttggtatggcCGACCCAACACGTATACCCGAATTCCTTTGTTCGAGAATGTTTTGTCGAGTCAAAAGGTCAATGGAAGAAGAGCCTATTGCATATTTCAGACAATGGCTTCTTGTTGCTTGGTAGCATAgggatactctccaagcagacgttaggctcTGGTTGTTTTTGACGTTATTTAAACgagttttatcgggctttcttttttgcACCGTTTTTTTAGATGTCTCGCGGCCTATATAAACCCTACATGGTCCTACATTGTCAGCATGTGTgccatcctccatagtaaccGATGGCTTAATCTTTTTGCTTGTAAACCAAGGCACCCAAGATACTACATGGAATGTACGGATAGTTTAATCTCCCCGGGGTGAGTCACACACTAGTTTTTGCCCTTTGGATACTGACGGTACGCCAGATACGTTCTGCTCGGATGTAGATAGTTTTCTCACTTTCTACCGGTCAGTGATTTTCAAACGTCGACACTATATTATATAAACATCGTGTCGAGGCAAATACACACCGTTTCCCTTTGTTAGCCTCTAGCCATAAGTCatagaaaatacaagaaattTGTCACATAAACAGAAAACATATCAGACGGTCAAAACCTACAGTTAGAGATATAATCCTGAtgtgtgttatctgtctatttggcccaCTTCTAATATTTTTCAGCGACATGTGAAGCCTCAGGTAGAGGCTATTGCTTTGTACGTTATCGTGCAAATTAAACGGGTTGGCAGACTATTGTCCTTGGTCAGAAAAAAAACCGCCACCAAACAAGGGCAGTCGACAGGCTGGAGGATAAAGACAAAGACAACAATCTTACCTTGTGAATACTGGCGGTAAAGAGTCCCTTTCCCATAGACAAAGAGATAGATGTAACTCTCTTACTTGGACTAGGCGCAGAAGTGTACGTGTCTGCTCCGAAAGCTTCAGACATTCCAGACAGACACGTTTGACTGTTATGCAAATCCGAAAtgctctgaccaatcaggactcACATGAAGGCGCTCTTGATGTAACGTTAAGAAATACATGAAGTAAAACACCCATAAGAGCACATCTCATTTTCCAAGTCACGAAATGTCCAAATCTGGGAGAATTATCAGCGGCCTTGCAGTGCAGATTGGGATATTTTGCCATACTGTAATCTTTCTATGGACCACAAGCGACCTCTATTAATTAATTACAGTACTGCACTTCTCCAATTCGAatgatgctgcagtactgtaaccgATTAATAGAGGTCGCCTGTGATCCATGTATCGAATGCGAATAAATTGATGATGAGTTATTTTCCTCACATACTTTAGTCTTAACCGTCGTCAGTTTTATTTTatacaaagtaaagaaagaaatattattGTAAAGATGGCTTTGTGGCGGTGAAACTATAAGAACTCAAAGACACGAATTTGAAAAGCacactacattgtacaaagtttcatattttgatattttgcacCATGTGAGTCACATGATGAATAATATTGTTCCATTAGGAGGCAGGTTGCACGTTTGACCGCATGTACGTATACTTGGTATACCATTGTATTGTCTGATGTCCAAATGTTTACCATATAAGCGGATGAACAGTCAAGAAACATCCGAAGTTGTCATAGGATATCGGATAAGGTcgtctcaaagcagatgttgtgaaAGATGGTAAATGTTTTCCGGGTGACGGCCTGGCTTCCGTGACAGTCCCATACTCCGTATTACCAGATGGACAGTTTGAATAAATGACAAAATTTGTTACGGGAAAATGGatgatgtttacatgtattcTTAACCTACAAGATATGGTGTACACATTAATGTAGGAGGCGCTACTACAGGCGGCCATGGTGTTACACGGGCTCCACGAGACTGTTATTAAAACGATCCTTTTTATGCCAACTATATGTCTAAAAAGTCATATTATATGTATACCAAAATGTTTGAACCTAGCTGAAAAGACCTCATTGACTATAAGCatgattttcaaattttacatgTCGGACTACATACCCTATCATAGCCTCATCTGCAGTACCGTTTCCGTCGTCTCCTGAAAGTTTGGCTTACAACGACCGTCAAAATGCCAAATATATTCCGTCTTATCGGGAATGGGAAATCATGAAAGgttattttactttatttcgCTTAAGAGACCATTCAAAATTAGGAATGATAACATTAAAGACATTTCACAAAGACACCATACCTGGTATTACGTCGCAAAGAACACGTTTCCTTCACAAGTTGGCAGTAGAAACGGTCGAAGAATAGATTCATGTCGAATAGACAATGACTCGTAAATGTTCACGTTCTGAAGAGCTACCACGTTAATTTTTCATTTATAGTATAGCCGACAGAAACTGCATGAAACCGCCCATTATTCTTACCACTGTGTACTAGTATTACGCAAGCACGATTGTCTGAAATAACATGAAGCCCTCAGTGTGTGTCAGAAACGAATCCTGATTGGCCAGAGCATTTAAGATTTGCATAACAGTCAATCGTGTCTGTCTGGAATGTCTGGAGCTTTCGGAGCAGACACGTACACACTTCTGCGTCTTAGTCCAAGCAAGACTCTTAGATAGTTACATCTATCTCTTTGTCCACGGGAAAGGGACTCGTTACCGCCAGTATTCACACGGTAAGGCTGCTGTCTTTGTTTCTATCTCCAGCCTGTCGACTGCCCTTGTTTGCTTATTGGTGGCTGTTTATTCTGGCCAAGGACAATACTGTACCAACCCGTTTCGTTCCGCATATTCAAACGCGCACACAAAGGAATAGCCTCTGCCAGACTTTACATGTCGCcgggaaatagtagaaattggcaatGACAAATAGGCAGATAACACATAATGTTAGATGTCTTTATACCTAGCTCGGTGTGTCTATTTGACAAAATTCTAGTATTTTCTtgtgacatgtggagcctggatAACAAGGCAAACAGTGTGTATTTGCCTCAGCACGATGTAATATAGGGTCTGACCTTTCAAATTCACGGAGCAGTTGTAAAGGCTATTGGGTGAAACTATCTTTTATCTCAGAGCATATCTACGTACATCCAAAAAAAGCTTGTTATAACCTTCTTGATATTTTTCttgttataacctccttggccgCTCGATCAGGCGTAAGTCAGTATCTAAAGGGCCAAACACTATTGTCTGACTCTATTAAACTCGCCCCGACCGGGAACCAGAGATTGAACTGTTTGTACATTCCACGACTGCAGCAATGTAGTAGCACACaacaagcaaaaatattgaGTCAGTGGTAACTACGGAGGATGTAGCGTTTTATGCTCGACCGTAACCTCAGcttgtaaaatatttttttttttgcggtcAGAACGTCCGAATTAGCCCTAGTACAGTCAAGTCGCTATGTGAATGGCCCTTGCTTCCCTGGATGTCATCTGTACAAAGGCTTGCGATATGCTACCAAGCAACAAAAAGACACTGTCTGAAATATGTAGGGGGCCTCTTCCTTTGCTTTGGCTGAATAAACCTTTTGATCATTATCAGACAAAGGAATAGGAGTATAAGTGTTGGGTCAGCTATACATTGTGTTTCTCCTTGATAGGGGGAAAAGcgaaaagagaacaaaaaacaAGGACCATCAGAAAGACGAATAGATAGCCCCAAATAACGCCTAAAAGAGGGTTTCACTTTGTATGCCTTTTCCCGAGAGGCGTAGCGAGCTATTTGAGTTCACCGTTAATACAATAATCGTAGCGGCCTGTGCCAGTCATGAAATGTACATTGGTCACTTTATATTAGTCTCTACatgactcccgcctggccgaatactATATAGTAATATAGTAGATTTTGGCTAAGTTAgtaataaaagcctagtaggagttaattggactaggagtgaactgtccgGCCGGCGGGTACTAGTAgctgatagctggatagactacaAAAGACTGACTGGAATCCcattatttgtccctattttgcaaaattcttctcttttttttttcatccagccgACTCGTCTGCTTGGAGGCTAACGTAAGATTATACGTAGAGCGTAACTTGTGATTCAAACTTTATCGTTGAGTATTTTTTTTGGTATCATGTAGTCGAATGCCAGATCCCCTTACCCTAAAGTCGTAACGCAGCGGGCAGTTGTGTCGCGGAAAATTGATATACCCGAACCTAGCGCCGTTGGTAAAAACTGTTCGTCTGACGTTCGATGAAGTTGTATTCGTATTCAAAATTCATAGGCGTTTATTACAAATTCATCAACTTGTAACCGCGTTGTCGAAAACCAGAACACATGTCAGCGCCCAGTTTTACCCATGACATGCATCATTATGTAAGATAtgatgtcatttggttttacgAGTACCGCTAATCGTTGTCGACCTGTCTTAATTTACCGTTACGCGTTGCCTGCCCTCCCGTTaattaccgttaagcgttacgagtaCTCAGAGCCTCGTATAATATATACACTCTACATCTTatcaaatctccaagcagatgttggggcgAAGGATTGTAATATTCTCTGACGGCCTAGGGCCTGGCTAGGAAATTTGACATTCGAGATTCACACAATCTgctaatctaaatctaaaaatgTTTTCTAATTATTCTCTTACGAAGAATTAAGAAAAATACTCTCCCTAATCTTTGAAAACCAAAGAAAATCAACACCTTTCAAAGAAACACAAcgcatttcttttttttcaagtagCCTTCATTGTAGACTTAAAGCAGCCCTGGCGGTCGCAGGGGCTAAGGTTATCTTGGCATTAGAGAATCTTAACCCATTAAGAACATCGTGAGCCAGCGCTCCCCCAAAATAAAAGCCAGCACTGCTAGAAGTCTACGAATGAGGCTAATTGTAAGGAGGCTTCAATCAGAAGATCCTTGAATCTTGTAAAAGCTCTTGCCGTCTGGAAGGAAGCagatatatttttaaaaataacatAATCACTTTAACACTACTTGTGCTTAACAGCTGAGTAGTTTGATTGGACTGTGTCAAGAATCTAACCGTTTTTCCCCTAAATGTTAGGCTTTATTTCCATTCCTGCAGTGTCAGAGACCTACTCAACACGGCGACCCCGGCTGTATCTCATGTGGAAAAAGAGAAGGGAAGTAACGGACGTGGAGAGGATCTTCATGGTACACACAAGTGTGGCGAGTGCGACAAGGAGTTTCGTCGACTAGATGACTTTAAGagacacatgcgtactcacacggGCGAGAAACCATttagatgtgaggagtgcagcagaagGTTTAgacagctgggtcatctgaagacacatatgcggactcataccggtgagaaaacGTTATAAGTGCGATGAATGCGGCAAACAGTTTGGCGAGCTCGGTAGTCTCAAGAGGCATATAAGAACTCACACCGGTCAGAAACCATACagatgtgagaagtgcagcaagcagtttagtgaGCTGAGTAATATGAAGAAGCATATAcagactcacaccggtgagaaatcttacaaatgtgaggagtgcggcaagcagttcagtcagtttggtcatctgaagagtcatatacggactcataccggtgagaagtCCTATAGGTGCgatgaatgcagcaaaaagTTTAGTGTTCTTGGTggtctgaagagtcacatgcggactcatacaggtgagaagccgtatagttgtgatgaatgcagcaaacagttcagtgggCTGTgtgatctgaagagacatatccggactcacactggcgagaaaacttacagatgtgaggagtgcagcaagcagttcagtcaactgTGTAATCTGAAGATGCACATGCGAACCCACACCGGTCAGAAGTCATACAGATGTGAGAAGTGCAGTATGGAGTTTAGTGCGCTGGGTTCTATGAAGaagcacatgcggactcacaccagTAAGGGGCCCTAAATTTGCGATGAATGCAACTCGGTTAACTGATGGATAAAATGTGAATCTACACTGGAGAAGAACTGAAGAAGAACCTTACATATATCAGAAGTGAAACAGTTTACACAGACCCGCCTCTATATAAATGTAGTGACGTGTGCATCTGTAGAGGCTGTTGGGACCGATTATCAGTATGTAAACACGACACGTTATTGTCGACCTTCCGACAATTGGAATTtctcaagacatttttttttgtagataTGCCGTACCTTCAAATTGAACTTATCTCTTTTGTTGCTAGAGTTCAGCTGTAATAAAAAAATCTAACATAATATTGATGAACGGAATATCTGACATCTCTTTAATAAAATGCAGCATGCCTCAAAAGTATCGTTGGTTGGTATGTTTCTTGATCTCAGTGTTGCGtaattgcacatgtatatgtaccagGGTTGACAGATATAACATCGCAGCATACAGACGTTTTCCTTGAAGGGGCTGCGGTGTGCCAAAACAAGGCAACTCTTgcctgcacacctgccgcgggaccttcccttcctaatctcatcaaatgggctgaccaatgggcgagcgcacacctgccgcgggaccttcccttccttaTCTCATCAAAtcggctgaccaatgggcgagcgcacacctgccgcgagaccttcccttcctaatctcatcaaatggactgaccaatgggcgagcgcacacctgccgcgggaccttcccttcctaatctcatcagatgggctgaccaatggacgagcgcacacctgccgcgggaccttcccttcctaatctcatcaaatcggctgaccaatgggcgagcgcacacgCCTGGgcacaggtcaggtcaggtcgcGCCGTATGAACGCATCAGATATCGGCGACCGCGTGCACGGGAGCCGGGCTAATTTTCGATGCTTCCTCCTTTTCTTTTTCGTTACTTAAGCCCCTCTAGGCTGGCTGAACCAAAAGATAACAACATACTattaataacaaaacaaaacaggaaaCTAGAAAGGTCGACATTTGCTCGTGAACAAATACAGCAAATTTTAATCCATCTTCATCCCCAAGCAGAAATGTATCGGCATTGAATTGAATATTACTTAATTccttttcccaacccctacctattCACCAAACGTCATGCAAAACCTTCcgcaacatctcgagttatactgtccACAAACACGCCAAcacacacactcggcccgctgcAGTGCCGACGGAAAGTGCTAACGTTACACCAACCATTTTAAAGAGATACAACATCTTGCCATAACCGCAAAGATAACCTTCATGGCGACGGTAATGATATCCAAATCTCAGATCATGGTACTAGTAAAGTTCACCACCTCTGGAATAGCGATTGCGTCATTGGCGTGACGACCAAATTAAGCTGTTTCGTGGGCCAGTATATTTAATGTCAGAAAAGTGGGCGTTTTCTGCAGACAACTACCACAATAACCAATTTATTGGACAGTATATCTTTGTAAAGGTCAGAAGAGAATGGAGAAAAATTGCTGCCCAAGTAGCATGGTTCAGTGAACAAGTAGGACATGGTTACATAAATGCACCAAAATGCAAATGTCAGTTGTTTTGTCACACTTTAAGAACGAAATGACTGATTAAGGTCCGATTTCACgatttagatttcaaaattttcatatcatcccGGCCCTGTTAATAAAAATCGCCACTTTGAGCGATCAGTAATCCGGCAGGTCTTTAGACACACCTGTAGCTACTTTGGACCAGTCCGTACTCCACGCCTTCGGCAATCTCCAGCTGCAGGTGTTGGGGACCgttcatatttcatatcattccAATCTTACCACAGTTGATATCAGCGAACTATAACTAATATTTCTATCGCGTCAGTTTCAGCAAAGTGTCAATCAGACAGACCCGTTTCAATGACGTCACTTGGTCATATGATTATAATATGAAAGTTGCAATGGAAGATTGCTATCATGGATTAAGATCAACTTTGGCAATTgctgacttaaaaaaaaattgacgaAAGCTTTCGTGGTACAAAAACCGTCATTTCGGGTCCTGGCCTATAGACTAAACCTGGGTACCAGTCAAGACATCAAATGGAGGGGTTTCAAACTCCCTttcataacctccttgatgtgtgGAAGAGCCAGGATGAGGCTTGGTACGCACACAAAGCTATaagagtctgcatggggggggggggattcccgacaacgatttacactgaattcagaagtACCccttacgtattacgctaaattaaTGAAGGCAAtaacgctaaatttggtcgcctcgctacgaatttttacgtagataagatgctTTTCCCTTCGAATTacggaaaataaaaaaagtctgcctacgccttacgtaaaagagcatgcagatccTTATCTGTATCAAATCCTGTCACCAATGGCtacacatttgcatacttgcTTGGCGAGAAAAGATAAATTGAGGTAATCAGGCGTACAACATGAACTTTGACCCATATTATGTATCCCCACCCCGATAATATATAAGACGGAAGGACAAAGCTCAAGCTGCCAGAATCGTCGTCCCACTTTACGTGTAGAAACACAGGTAAGACCTTAAAGTATCTATGTGTTTCGTAGAATGAAGACCTTAGACTTCGACCACAATACGTTGATAACTTGTACTATACGTTGTAGGCGTTTCCTAATATAAACTCCCTGTGTAGCATTTAAGACAATGCGTtacacaaaaatggactgaAGAAGGATACTTCTATTTTACATTGACCtgaatactagtaatcttttGTGTGAATGTCTCCGCAAGGAGAGTATTGTGTGTCCAAGGACACCTGAAAACAGGTTTCGTTTGCTCTATAACAACTTCTtccagtacaactaaacagatttatatgaatatctacatgtatgaataagGCAACATATTCGTCTAGCATATCATTtgcactattggttctacggtataaacattcgtagatatatttgtctgtttgtacgCAATAAAGGTTATCGCCtgccagaatgtagttgaatttatccaacgaACAGAGTGTAGCAAATTATTTCAAGCAAGCGGACAGAAATGCATGTGAACAGCTTaatgcgtttatcattatattgcaaacaatccataacaaaatgACTTTCGTCTTCGATcccatttgggcagaatggacaaaagctCTGGTCACGGGTAATTTTAGTATCTTCTGGCCTCTACATTTAGTTTGCGACTATGGATTCTTTCTTATCTTTGTGTTTGCTCTATGAAGTTCAAAACTGTGTATATTTGAAAGATACTTTTTGTCCGtataaagaaatgaataaatgaaatgtaataaggtgacataaatgatacaatgaaCCATCTTGCAGATGACACCCAGCTAAAATAGCCTTCACCAGACCGACTAATTACAGGGTACGGATCATTGTGGACTCCTGCCCTAATTTCACCCTGCTGCCCGGGTCAATGTACCCTAGTAGTATAGTGGCAAAACTCTCCTGGAAATTGAACTATTCTCTTCCCTTCATAGCCAGCGAACTTtgaggccacactgacttaatcgcATTGAtgttcgtgttgccatggtaaccgttttttgatatttttttggcgaaaatggcttacaatgtattttttacgTTCATTTGCTATATTCTACAATTAAATCTTATGatatcaaatgtattttttctgcGCCAACTGGTGTTTCATCTAGCAAGATGTTTAGGAGGAAAGTATTATTTGACAGGCTGTCAACAGTGAGCCTGTTATAGTAAGTGATCGCATGCAGGCCTGGTTGATCGGGTCACTTAGTTGGTATGACACTATATAGGTGTCTATATACACATAGTAGGTAATACACGTAATCAGATATATCATCATTTTTGTCCTGTACAGCTTTTGTATAAAGCAATCTATTATTTCGGCGTGTAGTCTACATGTACTGTCTTCGCTTCATATGTTTGTTTGGAAATTCAGACTTTTTTCTCTTAATGCAGATCTGTTTGTCAAATCCCCCTGCGGTGtttcaatatcatacagaaCATTCCGAACCTGTTTTATCGGTACGCAAACTGCTGCAGGGCAAAGTTCTGTTTTTAGACGGTCTATTCCTAACAATGGGTATCAGGGCAGAAAGTTGCTGTCAAAATCACCAACCCtagttttagaacatgaaaaactcacatcgGCATGGTTGCCCGGCCTCTAAAGtgtaatttgacgacaaaacAAGGTATAATATTCCGGCAGCTAGAACTACGTTATACGGGATCAAAAGATAGATGGCAAAACCTTTTGACCCCTTTTcactgcctgtcaacaacacCAAACACCTAACTTTTAGaacctactgcaaccacaaatgtTCCTAAAAATCTGCAGTACTAATAATTGCAATGCGGTTTCAATCATGCAGAACACCATATCAGAAGTCCGTCTGTAAGAAGGCAGCAGTAATTTTCATAACTCAACTTAAAGTTGCGTGTGCTTGTCAGCTAAGTGGATTTTCCTAAATGTTGACATTCATTTTCATTCCACAGTGTCCTATATAACATGGCGACCCCGGCTGTATCTCATCTGGAAAAAGAGAAGGGAAGTAATGGACGTGGAGAGGATCTTTCGCGTACACACAAGTGTGGCGAGTGCGGCAAGGAGTTTCGTCGACTGAGTGGCTTAAAGAGACATATGCGTTCTTACACTTGCAAGAGACCGTTAAGATGTGggaagtgcagcaaacagtttagttgGCTttgtaatctgaagagacatatgagaacccacaccggtgagagaccttataagtgtgacaagtgtagcaaacagtttagtgacCAGGGCAATATGAAGAgtcatatgaggactcatactgatgagaaaccattcaaatgtgaggagtgcggaaATCAGTTTAGTAGGATGTATCATCTGAAGAGTCATatacggactcacaccggagagaagccctataagtgcgaagaatgcagcaaacagtttagtgtgTTGGGTGGtctgaagatacacatgcggacacataccggagagaagccctacaggtgcgatgaatgcagcaaacagttcagtatgttgggtaatctgaagatacacatgcggacaaataccggtgagaagccctataggtgcgatgaatgcagcaaacagttcagtaagATGTGTAGTCTGCAGaagcatatgcggactcacgctggtgagaaacctaacagatgtgaggagtgcggcaggcagtttagtcggcTTGGTAACCTGAACAGCCAAGTGATGACTCATACCGGTCAGAAACCATGCCTGTGTAAAGAATGCAGTAGGAGCTTCCGTACCTCAAGTCATCTCCGGAGGCACATGCGAACCCACAGCGATTAAAGTACACAGCTACCGATGTGAAGGCTACAGGCACCAGGGTGAAACCCTACCGTTGTGAAGGATGTAGTAACACTTAGGACACATGTACGTGACTTAGAACTGTCAGTCAGACCATCTCCGGAGCCACAAGGCGAAGCGAACTCACAGCGATTAAACTTCACAGTAACCGATGTGGCGGTTTCATGCACGATTAAGGGTGAAACCCTACCGGTGTGACGAAACCTTACAGCTACCAGGGTGAAACCCTACCTTTGTGAGGAATGCAGTAAGACTTAGAACTTCTGTCAGTCAGACCATCTCCGAAGCCACGTGCGAACCCACAGTGATAGAAGTTCACAGCTACCGAATTATAGGTTTAAGGCACCAGGGGGAAAAGCAGGACAATGATAGTTTGGCAAAGAGAAGCCAAGAAAATAATTTGGTCGTAGATATGGGAATGACGCAGGTTCGGTGCTACGCTATAGAATTTGATGATTGGGCTgtttatgcctaggttacacatagccgaatttggctcccgattctctcccgactatggtttaggagtgattcgggagctagtcggctgtagtcggctggcgttcggctgagtcggatggcgttcggctggcgttcggctgagtcggctggtgttcggctgctccatccgaatgttttgaaatgttcaaaacattcggctctgaacggcaactctggaatgggtcggttggtggtcggctggtgttcggcacggtcggctagtgttcggttggtgttcgggagtaagtcagcagtcaaattaaatcttaaccacgccataaacattgctgatttactcccagcCTGCTTCaaacttaccaatgattcaccccaagaccttagacaaatctctgctaactcattcccaagcaaaaagactattgccagaacgtagacgaatcactcccgaacttcacacgaccgacatccagccaaaaacaaaaagacccataaatgccgcactggagctatatgtgatctaaatttgatctcttggtgatgtttacaaatagaacaaaggacattctt
Proteins encoded in this window:
- the LOC118420544 gene encoding zinc finger protein 177-like, giving the protein MKKHIQTHTGEKSYKCEECGKQFSQFGHLKSHIRTHTGEKSYRCDECSKKFSVLGGLKSHMRTHTGEKPYSCDECSKQFSGLCDLKRHIRTHTGEKTYRCEECSKQFSQLCNLKMHMRTHTGQKSYRCEKCSMEFSALGSMKKHMRTHTSKGP
- the LOC118421085 gene encoding zinc finger protein 436-like, whose amino-acid sequence is MATPAVSHLEKEKGSNGRGEDLSRTHKCGECGKEFRRLSGLKRHMRSYTCKRPLRCGKCSKQFSWLCNLKRHMRTHTGERPYKCDKCSKQFSDQGNMKSHMRTHTDEKPFKCEECGNQFSRMYHLKSHIRTHTGEKPYKCEECSKQFSVLGGLKIHMRTHTGATRVKPYLCEECSKT